ATATCCCCTGTTCGttaattatcaaatttaaatttattactaaatatatttgaatcttctggataTTAAAAAATTGATGTTTCAAATAAAGTGTTGCACCCTCATAGCAAAATCAAAAGAATTGTGAGATACCTTTTTTTTCTCAGCTTCCACTTCTTTctcattaaaaataaaaagtagaACAATATCTGGTAGCTCATGAGCCATATTCATAGCTATTACATCACCTGCACAGATATCCAACTCCTTCAGAACTCCAGACCATCATTTCCCAAACCAACACTTTTCTCCAACCCAATGGATGAGTACATCCGATTTTCTGCAGCCATGCTTCAAATAGATCTTGGACAATCCTTTCCATCGCTTATACAAATTTTCCAAATGAGTAGGCAGTTCATGTTCAATTGAGCACATTGAATATTAGATTTAAGATAAGTAAACCAAATATTTATACATATGAGGTAAATAATAAATGTATAGATAGAGAGAGTTGTTACCATATTATCCAAGTCCTCCATACTTGAGTATTGTCTGATCACCATCAAGGATTGTTCACAATCAAGTCTTACAGCATTGTAGTGAATATAAGAAAGGTACCTCTCAGTAACATCATGATTATGACAATATATAAACTCATCCATAATCCAATTTTTATAGTTCTCTTTATTGAAGAAAAACACTGGCTCAACTGATGGACGTGTAATCGAAACAGCCATATGGTTGAAACACTGGACAGTAAAGTTGCCATAcccataataatcaaaaacaaCAACAAAATACATCTTTAAATCATAAAATCTCATAAATTCTTGAAGGCCGCAGATTTTTTTTGATACTTATCATATTCCGCATTCCAAACAATTGTCTTGCACTTTAGGTGTAATTGGGAATGAAGTTTACTCCTGAATTTATCAATAAAACTAGACGGAACCCTCTGCAATTTTGGATAGATAATATAGTGAGGTACAATATAAATTCAACTTCTTAATAATGTTCAAATACAATCAGTTAAAAACTTATAAATGCTCCATCCTCATCTTTCTCCACATTTGCGGAAACAAAACTGCCTAACGGTTTTCGTCCTCTACCTACATTTAACATTTATCAATCATGTATACCTAAGTTTTTAAATAAGCATCCAACAAGCAATGAAAAATATTGTCTGACATATTTACCCATATCTCAATCAACATTCAATGAGTCGTGCTTTCTCTTAAGTTCCTGAACATTCAAATTTAAAACTCAATACAAAACAGTTCATGAAAAAATCTTCAAAAAATCGTGAATAATCTACTTTTGGAAATTTTATCAATCTGCTATACGGAAGTATATGCATCCAGCGGTGAACTAATTATAACAATTTGAAATCAAATCATTGTCTATATGACTCCGAACTAAAATATGCAATCAACATCAATACGAACCCCCGACAGTACTCTATCTTGCACGCGGACTACTGACAGACACAATACATACTAAACTCGACTAAGTAAAGTGCAGTATCGGTTACTCTTATACATACAAATGGAGAATTACATATACTAAAaattgatattttaatgaaaattAAAATCTTAAACAAACCATTAGCCATGAACTTTACAACCAATTGACAACAACTAAAACATGGATAGACGGGGTTACTAACCTCCATAAATTGTTCATAATCTTCTGATTGAGAGAGTTGGTTTCCATGATTAGAAGTAGTAGCCATCGATTCTCCCTCGGCAGAGCTCTGTTCTATGTTTTGTTTGTCGTTAACGGTATTGTGCCTAAATCCAACACTTTGTTAAAAATATGTTGGGTATGAATTacctaatttttataaatttaaattcttttaaattaaatattacaaTATACATACTATTGAAATTTtgtaaagattattaaattaaattttatgttttatcattaaaataatatcagaacaaaatatattttaattttaatccttatatgcttataaattaataattatcacattttataaatttataattatcaCGTTCTATGTTTTGTTTGCCGTTAACAGTATTGTGTCTAAATCCAACACtttgttaaagatatgtttggtaTTAATTATCTAATCTTAAAATATAAATctaaattcttttaaattaaatattagaATATACATGCTATTGAAACTTtgtaaagattattaaattaaattttaagtTTTATCATTAAATTAATATAAgaacaaaatatattttaatttgaatttttatatgcttataaattaataattatcacattttataaattaatcaacACAAATTAAAAAACACATGTTgagattattttatttttttattaattaaataaattattcttaaatcatttccTTAATAAAATTGTAATATACCTTAAAATTAATCTATATCATATGAAAAAACGTGAAACATGCGCTGATTTTATTacaaacaaaatttaaaattagttaattatgttttaaaacaaaaattatgACAACACAACATATATTTTTCTAACATACGTGAAAAAGTATATCCGCGTACATTTTTTTTCATTAACTGAAAAGTTACGTAAATAtttcactttatattatttaatattttttaaaaaattaaatatatttagaATGCGTAGCGCAGGCAAAAATCCCTAGTTCTATTACAGTAAGGAAACCTATTACATATTCATGTATGCTTGCTTATGAGATAAAGTCTTTCATCGTCTTCaattcttgctttccttttcctcctcgaatatctactgaggtgacaaatcctgatgatatcatctgctgatcatcaagtactgatataagtattGATGACGTCAttcttcagtaaatactgatataagtcTTGATAAGAACTTCTAAAATATTTAAGCAATATTATAAGAAacaatattataaataatattattgaCTGAAATATTTACGTTTGCTTGATATTTGTGGATGTGTGTTTAAACGCTAATTACATTTTAAATTAAATGATAAATTTTAGCATAGATCAATAAAGTGAATTTTTCTTAATATGATTTTAGTCTTCTTTTAACCCATGTTAGTTGTACCGcacattattttgttttagtctAAACACATTATAGTatcaaatccaactaattatattcAACTTTAATTTAAATTTGTTTGAACCCTGAAATATTAATATGATATAATAAagtaaatataattttattttagttggtCTAAATATTTTTTGATTTTAGTTTTGTTTTATCTTGGATTAACCGTACAAATATTTCTTAGGCGAGATGAATagtattttcttatttattttattttgatactAATATACAAACTGAATAATAAAATATTACGGATATTATAGacataaaaaaatatataattataaaagtATGTTATATCAACCGAGTCAAAGTAATTAAATTTAAGTAAGAAAAAAATCTCTAATTATATAAGTCTGTTATATCAACCGGATCCAAGTAATTAAACTTAGCTTGTTTTGAATTTGTTTTAGTCGTGTTTAAATATTGTTTTGTTTTAACTCGAATAAGCAATATATTTTTTGTAGTCTGATGACATTATACTGGCCAACGAATTaccttttaattttattttgttttaacccgGATCAATAGTGTAACTTTGTTTAAGCATGAATAATGTATTTTATTATCAATTTATTTTATCATGTGCTATTATATCTATCACCGAATTATTtattgattttaattttaattttgatgatttaatattatattttctGACTTGGTGAATagtatattatttattttttggCCTAAGATCATTAtacaaatttaattttattatatgtATAATATAGATTAAACTATAAGTCTCAAAATAAATGTAACTAagtaatataattttataaaattaatttgaCAAAATAACTAAATAAGACCAGAATCAAATATAAGCGGAAGGATTTTACCCGACGGCGGCCAGAGGTAATCGAAGAGGTCGAGGTCGGCCATGAATTGTTTAGCTACTGATGtaaaataaataagaataaaaaacatggtttcgtttggtcggttggttaccaccttcctaaaaaatattttaacctcttccaaaaaatatttaaacaaatattatttaatcaaaataaataaatcatgtatctcgCATAACGTATGAATTATAATTCAGTTTGATATCTAAAAATATTCAACTTCTTTTTTGGTAGGAAATCAAACACTTCTAAATAGATTGCAGAAGAAAAAAagactttttaaaattttaactattgaaattttgaatccttcaataatatataatacataaaaaataatacgtaaatattttaattttattaatttcaataatatataaccattatttttataatttagtttacgaaataacaaaataataaaattacaaatattataatgAGTCCGTATGTATTAGGGTTTAGTCGATTTAGTATTTTCTAATTTGTGTTTTACTTTCTactttaaaaataaattttataaaaatttataagTATGGGTAATTCGGTAAAATTAGCGTGTACCAAAAAAACAGGTAACATACGAAAAATTATAATGGTTCATctttttatataatagtaatagataGATAGATGTATCGATAGATTGTATATAGATGTAAGATAGATAGATGGATTGAAAAAGTTTAAATTGATTAACAAAAACTAAAAGCCCAGCTAACAAAAAAAGAAGGGGGAAAAAAAACTTTAAAGCCTAAAATGGTTTAAACCCTTCTGGGAACAAAGCCTTACCGGAAAATACGTATATGTGTATGTAAAAATAGATGATATCCCAGTGGTGTCACGCTGGGCTTGGAAGAGCTATACATACTACAATAAGATTGTATCACACAATCGAAGCCACACCAAGACAGTTCACTGGTAAAAACATAGCTGCTATGGAAAGAGCCCAAGGTCGAATACCCGGTATCGTTTTGGCCCAAGACGACGTCGCAAATACACTTTCCAGAAGACACGTCATTACTTCTGACAAGGATCATATTCAATCTCTTTTTAACCTTGTGCCAATCCCTTTCTTTTGTTCTACTATTTTTAATCTTCGCATTTTTGCCGGGTCGGGTTCTTCTGCTGTAATTGAATCCGGAAATGTACTTCCTATTAAGGTACCTCAGCTTTATACACTACTTAAATTAAATGTGTACAAGTGAATAAATGATTTTCATAATTGTTGTGGTTTATGGAGATTCGCTTTAGCGCGACAATATGTGAGAATTATTGGTTTAACATTTTAGTTATGCTTATTTTTAAAAATGCATGACAATTGTTATCACGTGAGAACTTTTGCTATATATTTAAGTTGTCTCAGATGATAACTTTAGATAATGTTTACTTTCTATTCTTGATAGGCGGATAGTTGAAGTGATTTGTAGGATATCGGTTTAAGTGATTTGTAGAATATAGACCTATAGTTTAAGCGATTTGTAGAATGTAGGTTTAGGTGATATATATCTTTGTAATAGACGAATTGGTGACTAGTCTCATTTCAATTGTATTTCTTATATTAGAGCTTTAGGCGGAGGTGGTTGTGGTGGAAGTGTGGACCTTGAGTACATGACCTCAGTTGATTATGAGCTGTGTTTTTTTTTCCGTTTAATAGGTTCACAGGGATCCTGATACAGGAAAGGTTTTTAATTTAGTGTTCGTCTGGGCAGATGAAGGTTCCAAATTAAAGGTTGATGTGCCTGTTGTCTTTAAAGGGGAAGATGTTTGTCCTGGTATAAATAAAGGTTTGATTTTGGCTTCTCTGtttttctttattttgttgtTTTTGACTTCTCGTGGAAGTGATTTCTTGATTTCCATTGGTACAATGTCATATATAGTGGTGAACGTGTAATGTTAAACTATTTTTTTTTCTTGAGAATCAGACTTTGGATAAGCTCTAACTTTTATAAGTCGAACACCTACAATCACCAAAGGACAGTGGCGGAGTCTTTTTTAAAATCATCAGAGCCCCTGACTTAAATCTAAAACAAACAGGCTCTGTATAGTGGCTAATTGATACATATCGGAGAACAAATTATATATAGATAAAGAAAAACGAATAGAAGTTATAGATACTTGTGAGTTAATTCAGCAATTTACGTCACTAATCTAGTACTATATATCAAATAATTTTGTTCTTTTGGAGGGATGATCTTGATGCATAAGACATCAGCTGTATGTCAATGTTGAGCATTTCCTTGCTCTCGCCCTGAATAGAACCTTATTCAGTCATGGTTGGGTTTGGTTGCACCTGTTCGATTAACTGGTCTTTATATCTTTTTACTATTATGTAGTTATTGTTGGGTCCAGAAATCTTAGAGAGCAGCATAAAGGTTTTAActttaagaaaatattaaaaaacaCTAGGTTCAGGACATTAAAGGTGTTTGTGTTATATTTAGGGAAGGGTTTGGTGGCAGATAGGGTTCAAATCTTAGCGTTTACATGTTATCATATATACATGACATTTTTATCCACATTAGTACCAGATGATTTTACTTTTAGAGTATCGCTTTTTTTTTCATTTTCACTTGTATCTTCTTCTTTGCATAGTAATTCTACTTTATTTCTGAGTAGCACTATACAATTGAATGCTTCTGTACGTTACTGTTACTTCTGAGGATTGATGCAATGTCTTTAAGAAATGGTACTGCCCTCTGATTGTTGGCGGGGTAACCATCTTTTCATGGATTATCTACACTAAGTGATACATTTCGGTCTGAAATCAGGAGGTTATATAAATAAGATACGAGACAATCTGAAGTATCTCTGCCCGTTTGAGCACATTCCTTCAAAAGTTGAAGTGGATGTAAGCGCTCTTGATATTGGAGATAGAGTATCTATGCATGATGTTCTGGTTCATCCGTCACTAAAGCTTTTAAGTAAAAATGAGGATCTGCCTGTGTGCAAAATCACGACAACACAAGTAGAAGATTCTGGACCTTCAAATAGGCGCATTATATCCTACTGCAAGGAGACTTTAAGTTTGCGAGGTTGAAATTTGATATACTGGGTCGGTTTTCTGGGAATGAAAGTCTACTTGCATGTAACAGTTAGTCATTTGTCTTGGAATTCAGAAAATGTTTTGGTGCCCCATCTGAGATGCTTCCCATCCTCTGATAGTTTCTTCTTATGTGCATAATCATGCTCATGGTCTTCAGTCTGCTCGCGATGGTATGTCAGAATTGCTTAATGAAGCGGAGGCAGGCTTCCAGTACGACATTGCAGTTTAACAGtgtaatattaatttatttttgcTTCGCAATGTTTTTTGGTAACAATAATTTCTATAATAGCGGAGAAAGTTGCTCCGGGTAAAAGTTACAATATGTTCAGCCTACCCGGGGTGACGCCTTATTCTTATATTGAAATTGACATGAGTTATATAAGCCATACGGGTCTAGTTAGCCGTTGTGATTCTGATTGTTCAGCCTACCAGTAAAGTGATGTCGGTAGTGTAACTCGCTACTCCACATAATTACTattttgaattttcttttcttttttgtAGTTAAATACACTTACCTTGTCTTTGTCAATGTTCAAATTCTCTGACATCCTGTAAAGAAAGCGAGTTACACTGCCGACATAATTTTTTTACTATACATTTTCGGCTTGTTAACAACAGCAATGTGAACTGGCCCTTTAGATCAATTACGTATAAGATGCTATCTTTTAGGTATGCATGATCTTTTGTGTAGTTAGTTGGATTTTCTAACAAAGTTGAAAACGAATCAAAAAATTTGGTGGGGGTATTGgtataatttatatataatatattatgaTGTAAGGATGGTCTTTAGATTCTTTCAAAGTGGTTTAACTGTATAAATTGGCAGAATCAATCATAGTAAAAGATAAAGAAAAAAGAATTATTAACTACCAAGTGTAGTAGAAAATGTCTTTTCATTGTGTTGTGGGGGGTTTTTGGCATGCCTTTTCAAGTCCGAGTGTGAGCCCGTTTAGTCATGAATACTACTATGTAATTTTTGTTCTTATTTGTTTGGAGTGTGATATATATAGACAGTTAGGGGCATGTGTCTATGGCTCTATGCATGTAGAGAGAGATGAAAAGGATGGAAGCACCCACACTCCAGTCCATGGACAACAAAGTGAATCCTCCAGCGGAAACTAAAAAAGACAAAGTCAGAAATGATTGGTAATAGCAGACTAGCAGTCATCATATTTGCTATAATACTTGGTAGATTTACTTTTGATGTTCTTTCCTTTCATTCTTAATTGTGATCATTTGGCTGGCTGCTGCAGTTGCTCTTGCTTCTATGATTGCTGGTCTAGCTGCTTCGAGTACTGGTGCTTTTAAATTTATCTGTGTTTGGAAATTATTGAGCTCTAAGTTGGTGTTAGAATCCTTTTCTCTACCCAAAATAATTTACCAGTGATTATGTATTTATTTCTTTTTATGTATTACCAACTCGTTTCTCTTGCTCGCATTACAAATTTGTAGTTGAGAATAGGGGAATTTTCTGATGAATAGGGGCAATGGGGATTCTGCCATTCACTGATGATTTAAATTGTAACATTTGTTCCCATTGACAAGGCGACTTTACATCAATTTTCTTTTTGTGTATTCTCTATGATTATACATATATTATAAGAGGAGCTCCAACTCCACCAAATGAATCAAGAAAGGGAATGGCAACTAACAAGAATCCTTGCAATGTGGCATTTGCATTTCAGTGTTTAGTTTATCACTTTGACAGATAGAACTctgttttttttaatataatcATAAAAATCGTTGTTTTTATATTTACAAATATGccattaatttttttttaaaatctcaGGTAAGGTAATGCCTGAGGACACTACGATGCCCAGTTTTGTGAATAATATATTTGTACAACTCCGTTACAACGATTGCACAATCACCATCAAAGATATCTGCAGATATATGAAACAGTCTTGTAACTACTGATTATACACTTCCTTTAAGGATTCTAAAACCCTGGTTGCTACTTCTTCCCCAAACAGCCGAGGTAAGTTTGATCCCAGATCAATCTCGATAGTCTTGCTTTTAGTTACCTTGTCCCTCTTGGCCAGAGCAATCCTCTCCTCCTCTCCCACTTGTCTTTTTCCACAAGCACAGAGTTCCAACCAAATCTGTAACACTTCCTTAGCAATAGGACTCACATAATCACGTACTATCTCCTCCAACCGCTGTGTCTTGTCAGTCCCAGTTTGTATGCGGACCATAACAGCTGTAGGAGATACAACAGAGCGGATGTACAAAGATGATGTGTAGTAAGGTTGTACCTCAGAAAGTTGTTGAAGATATTTCCTTTTGTCGTCCAACTGAGTGTCTTCGTAAAAGGTCTTAAGGTATTGGGTGTGAAGAACAAGGTCTTTACGTGGGGGCAGATCAAGAATGAGAATCAGAGAAGTAGGGCTGCTCTGGATGAGCTCAACCAAGAAGTTGGGTGCATCTGTGGAGGAGTTGAGGTACCCTGAAAAGCTCGTTATATTCAACGCTCCTCCAGTCGGCAGTCCACAGTGTAGCCAACTCCCAAGTATAAAATCTATCTGTATGCATAAATATTGAATCCTGATTCTTACTCGTAACATAAATACAAGAAGATAAATAGTCAACACCTCTTTAGAACGAAGAACCAAGTCGTTTGTTAACAATTTGGGATGTGTGGCAGTATTTTTACTAATAAATTATGGTTGTAAATTACTTAATGAGAGTCTACTTTGCACATCCTCCATCACATACATAGTTCCTCTTTAGAAATTTGTCTGACATTACTTAACCAAATCTTCACAACAAAGCCCTGAAGCTAGAAAGGGAACACACAACTCCAAATTGACTTGATTTCATCAAAAAATGCAGAATTTAATCATACTTTATCACTCTTTATCCGTTATAACAAACCATAATACTTTCTTGAAAGAAAGGAGGCAGAGTGAAAATTACTCAGTCCATTTCAAGATATGTTATATTGGAATCTTATAATATATGTTTAAGAGCTATAAAAGTTTTAGTACATTTTGTCTTAACGTGACTAAAAATCATCACTGCCAGGCAGGCAGCCATTCGCATCCACGAGTTACTGGTAATCACAATGCAGTCTCCAATTATCATACACTACATTAATCGAAATCAACCACCGGAGAACCATAGAAAACTAATTTACTCCATTCAAGACCGTCATTGTCCCCCCCCCTTCCCCTAAACAAGTAGTATTAGGAGGAGGTAGCACAAAGATCGGGGTTTCGGGCTTTTTGTGCATTTCTAGTAGTATTATACTACTAATAAACAAGAAACATGTAATCACAATCATAATCATAACTAATGATGAACAACACTAACATAGTAAGAGTATAAATAGACATGTAGATTAGTGTTAGTACCTGAGAAGATGGTACAGCAGATCTAAGAAGAAGAGCAGCATGTGAGGTGCTGTTCTGATTCTCAAAGTACTGTACATCCTGGGGGAGTGTACAAGGAAGTAGAGAAGAAGATAGGTGGGCTTCCACTTTGGAAACAATATCAACCATTAGATTTCTGTGTGGGGCCGACACGTAAGGGAACTCCATCAGTTTGCTTTGATTCATGGAGCctggtgatgatgatgatgagcaCTTGCAAGATGCAAATGATGAAGAAGAATAAGAAAGAGAGACAGGAAAGGAGCGAGAGGGAGAAGCAGAAAAGATGAGCGCCATACAA
This sequence is a window from Apium graveolens cultivar Ventura chromosome 9, ASM990537v1, whole genome shotgun sequence. Protein-coding genes within it:
- the LOC141683838 gene encoding red chlorophyll catabolite reductase, chloroplastic, translating into MALIFSASPSRSFPVSLSYSSSSFASCKCSSSSSPGSMNQSKLMEFPYVSAPHRNLMVDIVSKVEAHLSSSLLPCTLPQDVQYFENQNSTSHAALLLRSAVPSSQIDFILGSWLHCGLPTGGALNITSFSGYLNSSTDAPNFLVELIQSSPTSLILILDLPPRKDLVLHTQYLKTFYEDTQLDDKRKYLQQLSEVQPYYTSSLYIRSVVSPTAVMVRIQTGTDKTQRLEEIVRDYVSPIAKEVLQIWLELCACGKRQVGEEERIALAKRDKVTKSKTIEIDLGSNLPRLFGEEVATRVLESLKEVYNQ
- the LOC141683840 gene encoding uncharacterized protein LOC141683840, yielding MISQWCHAGLGRAIHTTIRLYHTIEATPRQFTGKNIAAMERAQGRIPGIVLAQDDVANTLSRRHVITSDKDHIQSLFNLVPIPFFCSTIFNLRIFAGSGSSAVIESGNVLPIKVHRDPDTGKVFNLVFVWADEGSKLKVDVPVVFKGEDVCPGINKGGYINKIRDNLKYLCPFEHIPSKVEVDVSALDIGDRVSMHDVLVHPSLKLLSKNEDLPVCKITTTQVEDSGPSNRRIISYCKETLSLRG